GCAAGGTCAGCGCATCGTTGCTGTCCAAATCCGGACAACTGGGACCGCGCGCAACGCTGTGCACCACCACGCCAATTGCGCGTACGCCCTGCGCCAGGTCATAGCGTGCGGTATCCAGGCGCAGACTGTCGGCAGCAAGTTCGAAGCCGGCATCCTCGCCCATGTCCTGCGTGTACAACGCCACGATCTGGGCAGTGCGGGCAACGAGCATGGCAACGCGCAGTTCGAGGTTGCGTTCGCCCGCCTCGGTGGTGGCATCGCTGGCGAACGCAATGGCCGCCAGCCGTATCGATGGGTCGTACGGCCACGGTTTGCAGGTCTGTGCCACGGCACGATCGACCGGCAGCGCACCTGCCGCGCCGGACGTTGCGCCAGCCGCCACCGCCGCCACGCTCTGCGCGTCGCAGGCGGTGGCGCCGCCGATTTGTGCAAACACCGGGCAGGCCGCCAGCAGGCCGCTCAGCCCGGCCAGCAACGCGACGCGAACGGCCGTCGGGTGAATGCCGGAGGCCCACGGGACCCGCGGCGTACCCGTGGCACACGCAGCTTCCAGGCACCGGCCGCCCAAGCCTGGCAGCGGCGCAGTCGTCTTGTCAGCTGCTCCTGGCGCCATCAGGACACTGGCACTGCGTACCGCTCGACCGGACCGGCGTCCCAGGCGCATCTGGATTACTTGACGCGCGCCGAATATTCGCCCGAGCGGGTGTCGACCTTGATCACTTCGTCCTGGTTGACGAACAGCGGCACACGCACCACCGCGCCGGTTTCCAGCGTGGCCGGCTTGCCGCCGCCGCCGGAGGTATCGCCGCGCACGCCCGGGTCGGTCTCGGTGATCTTCAGCTCGACGAAGTTCGGCGGCTGCACCCAGATCGGCGCGCCATTCCACAGTGTCACGATGCAGTCTTCCTCGCCCTTGAGCCACTTTTCGGCGCCGCCCATGCCGGCCTTGTCGGCCTGCACCTGCTCGAAGGATTCCGGATCCATGAAGTGCCAGTACTCGCCATCGCTGTACAGGTAGCGCATGTCGGTATCGACCACGTCGGCCAGTTCCACGTCGTCGGTGGCCTTCATGGTCATTTCCACCACGCGACCGGACTTGATGAAGCGATACTTCATGCGGGTGAAGGCCTGGCCCTTGCCCGGCTTGACGTATTCGGTCTCGGTGATGACCGCCGGCTCGTTGTTGACCAGGATCTTCATGCCGTTCTTGACGTCGTTCATGCCAACAGTGGCCATGGTGCAGCTCCTCGATAAGACCACGATCCGCCACAGGAGGGCGGGTCGGATTAGAATGGGGCGCCCGCCGCAACCGGCGGGCATTGTTTTGTGACCGCACATGATAACCGCAGCCCCCCTCGCCTTACAGCCGTCACCGTCCGCCGTATTGCCCCCTTCGCGCTGGCAGCAGCAGTGGCGCGAGGCCGTGCGCGACCCGCGCGTGTTGCTGGCACTGCTGGGCCTGGATGCACAGGCCGCCGGCATCAGCGATGCGGCCGCCGCGCAGTTCCCGTTGCGGGTGCCGCACGCCTTCGTGGCGCGGATGCGGCATGGCGACCTCGACGATCCGCTGCTGCGCCAGGTGCTGCCGCTGGATGCGGAAATGCAGCCGGTACCAGGGTTCGGCCTGGACGCGGTGGGCGATGCTGCCGCCAGGACCGCGGCCGGCGTGATCCAGAAGTACCGCGGCCGCGCCCTGCTGATCGCCACCGGCAGCTGCGCGGTGCACTGCCGTTACTGCTTCCGCCGCCATTTCCCGTATGCGGAAGAAACCGCCGCGCGCGACGGCTGGCGCCAGGCCGTGGCGGCGATCGCCGCCGATCCGAGCATCGACGAGGTGCTGCTGTCCGGCGGCGACCCGCTGTCGCTGGCCACGCCCAAGCTGGTCGAACTCACCGACGCGCTGGCCGCCATTGGGCATCTCAAGCGGCTGCGTATCCACAGCCGCCTGCCGGTGGTGCTGCCGGCGCGCGTGGATGCGCCTTTGCTGGCCTGGCTGCGCAGCCTGCCATGGCCGGTGGCATTCGTGATCCATGCCAACCACGCCAACGAATTCGATGCCGAGGT
The window above is part of the Xanthomonas campestris pv. badrii genome. Proteins encoded here:
- the efp gene encoding elongation factor P gives rise to the protein MATVGMNDVKNGMKILVNNEPAVITETEYVKPGKGQAFTRMKYRFIKSGRVVEMTMKATDDVELADVVDTDMRYLYSDGEYWHFMDPESFEQVQADKAGMGGAEKWLKGEEDCIVTLWNGAPIWVQPPNFVELKITETDPGVRGDTSGGGGKPATLETGAVVRVPLFVNQDEVIKVDTRSGEYSARVK
- the epmB gene encoding EF-P beta-lysylation protein EpmB codes for the protein MITAAPLALQPSPSAVLPPSRWQQQWREAVRDPRVLLALLGLDAQAAGISDAAAAQFPLRVPHAFVARMRHGDLDDPLLRQVLPLDAEMQPVPGFGLDAVGDAAARTAAGVIQKYRGRALLIATGSCAVHCRYCFRRHFPYAEETAARDGWRQAVAAIAADPSIDEVLLSGGDPLSLATPKLVELTDALAAIGHLKRLRIHSRLPVVLPARVDAPLLAWLRSLPWPVAFVIHANHANEFDAEVDAAMQALRGAGAQVLNQAVLLRGVNDSVDALAALSERSFAAGVLPYYLHQLDRVAGVAHFEVDDARARALHTQLATRLSGYLVPRLVREIPGDTGKRPL